The nucleotide window CTTCAATCATTTAATCTAAAAAATGTGAATGTAAATACCAAGATAAACACTGCGGATAATACTTAACTATTATGTTTTTAATAATTTACTATATGTTCTCTTGCTCTAACTCATAAAATTATCGACTATTTTCTACGGATAGACAAATTGTCATTTAATTAATTTAGCTAATTTACGTAGTATAATAACGGTTATGTACTGGATCTCAATAAAGTTTTTTATTAATATAATTTTAATTTGCATAATTTTTATTATATGCTTTATTCATTCATAAAGATTTATTTACCTAATTTACGTGTTTTATAACATGAAAGAGCCCCTCATAAATACTATACACGAGTTCATCCGTAGAGCAGGTAAGGTCAACGACGATAATGAGATGATAGCACTAATGACAAAGTTAAACGACTCCGAGATACCCGGACACTTTAACTGGGTAAAGGATATATATGAGGGTATCCACCTGAAAGAGCACCCCTCAAAATTAGCCCTGATCTGGTCTGATATAGATACGGGAGAGGAAGAAGAGTACTCTTACGCGGAACTGCATAGTAAGGCTAACAAACTACTGAACTTCTTAAGGAGTAGGGGAGTGGGAAAAGGTAAGGTAGTCTACGTCATGACCCCTGTTTTACCAGAGTTATGGGTAGCCTATTTAAGCCTGGTCAAGGGTGGGATGGTAATAATACCCACCGCTACAAACCTTACCCCTTACGAGTTAAAGATCAGGTTTTCTGAATCAAGGCCCGATGTCCTGATCGCCGATGAAAAGAGTGCGGAAAAGTTGGACGAGTCAATAGGACATACCTCCCCCCTAAGGGTCGTGGTGAGGGGGAAGAGAGACGGCTGGATCCCCTACGACGAAGTAGAAAAGGAGAGCGGTGAAGCCGAAGCTGAATTAACTACACCTGACGACCCTACTTTTAATTTCTTTACTTCAGGGACTACGGGCCTCCCGAAAAGGGTGATACATACAGCTACATCCTATCCCGTAGGCCATATATCCACAGCGGCAATAATAGGGCTCTCGGGAGACGACGTACACCTGAACTTAAGTGCTCCGGGCTGGGCTAAGTTTGCGTGGAGCTCCTTTTTCGCACCGCTAATTGTAGGAGCGACCGTTGTAGGTATTAATTACGCTGGAAAGTTGGACAGCAATAAGTACTTGGACGCCGTAGAAAGTTATGGGGTAACTTCCTTCTGTGCCCCTCCTACTGCATGGAGACAGTTCATCCTAACAGACCTGAACAAAAGGAAGTTTGAAAAGTTGAGGAAAGTGCTTTCAGCTGGAGAGCCGTTAAACCCGGAGATAATTAAGGTATGGAGAGATAAGTTCAAGTTAACAATAAGGGACTTTTACGGACAGACGGAGACAACTGCTATGATAGGTAACCTGCCCTATTATGATGTAGTCCCGGGGTCCTTTGGAAAACCGTTCCCCATGTATGATGTGAGGTTAGTGGACGATAACGGGAATGAGGTTACGAAGCCCTTTGAGGTAGGGCATATAGTTATAAGGCTTGACAAATGGAGACCGATAGGACTATTTAAGGGGTATTCAGACCCGAGCAAAAACGAGGCTGCGTTTAGAGGGGTCTATTACTATACTGGAGATAAGGCATACTTTGACGAAAAGGGCTATTGGTATTTCGTAGGTAGGGGGGATGACGTGATAAAGACCTCAGACTATAGGGTCGGTCCCTTTGAGGTAGAAAGTGCTCTCATAGAGCACCCTGCAGTAGCTGAGGCTGCTGTAGTCGGGAGTCCCGACCCAGTAAGGTGGCAAGTGATCAAGGCGTTTATTGTCCTTAAGCCGGGTTACACGCCGAGTGAGGACTTAGCAAGGGACATATACCAGCATATGAGGAAATTGCTGTCCTCGTATAAGGTACCTAGGATAATCGAATTTGTGGACGAACTGCCTAAGACTATAAGCGGTAAAATTAAGAGGAATGAACTAAGGAAAATTGAAGAGGAGAGGAGGAAGAAGGGTGAAAGGGGGAGGTATGAGTACTTTGTGTAAAGGACGTTTATAGTTTATTCCCCCCCAATAGTGACCACTCTCCCTTTTTACCCCTTAGTGAGTCTTCCCGGTAGATAATAGGCTTTTTCCTCGTCATCGTGTATTAAACTTTTTCTTTGACGAAAAAGCTAGTTTCAATACTCCAAGTTCTAGATACCGGATTTTATGGTACTATTACTTCTCTGCCTTCAACGTTTCCTGCCTCAAGATCCTTTAGTGCTTCATTAATTTCATCTAATTTCCTTTTTACTATAACTGATTTTATTTTCCCCATTTCTGCCAGTCTTGTTACGTCTTCAAGGTCATTTAGTGTCCCATAATTAGAGCCTAATAGTTGTTTATTCCATACGACTAGGTCAAATGTATCTAAAGATATGTTTTTCCCTTCTAAGCCTACTTCAATTATACCCCCTTCTTGGGCAAGCATTTTCCCCAGTCTGTGTGTACTTTCTTCAGTCCCTACAAGGTCTATGGCTACAGACGCTCCTAGACCTTCGCTTAGCTTATTAACGATTTTTTCTGCTTCATTCGGAGTTACTGCGTAATCTGCACCTAACTTTACAGCCAAATCCCTATGTCTTTCGGATCGCGAAATACCCACTATTATCGCGTTATTTACTAATGCTTTGAGAATCTGGATTACATAAACTGCAAGTCCTCCTATTCCATTTACTATTATAATTGGTAAGGGAAACTTATATACAAACGGAAGGGCTTTTCTTACGGCCCCCATTGACGTGGTTCCCGCATCTGCTAGAGGAGCTGCATCTAATGGGTTCAATTCACTAGTTTTAACCAACCATCTGTAACTTGGTACGAGTAAATACTCTGAAAATCCTCCGTTTGTGGTTTGTCCCGGGATCACTTGATTTTTACATAAACTGAACTTTCCTTCCCTACAATACCTGCATGAAAGGTCTCCCCATGTGGCATATACCACAACTCTATCTCCAACCCTGATACCGTTTACTTTATCGCCTATTTGAACTACTCTTCCTGCATTTTCATGACCTAAGACTATCGGTAATCTAAAGCTAGGCCTAGCCTCAAGCCCTTTCCAAATACGTAAATCGGTTCTGCAGAGCCCTGCGCCTTCAACCCTGACCAGTACTTCTTCCCCTTTGGGCTCTTTCACTTCTATGTTCTCTATGCTCAGGGGCTTTCTTATCTCTCTAAGTAGAGCTGCTCTGGACTTCATATTGAAACTCATCACCATTTAAACTAAAATTATTACTCCATACCAGTTTGGATGATACGTAAAGTAGACCCAGTTCTTAATATTCTTACTGTGAGGAGAAGAAGTATAAAGATCGAGAAAGTATCAGTTTTGAAAACTAAGGTGATCACTAGAGAAAGTTATCCGTATGCAAAGCCCACGGACTACTATAATTTAAATTCTATGTCGCCTTTTAAATCAGCCTTTATGGACGAGATATGCTTTATTAGTCTGGATACTGATGACGGTACTAGATCCGTTTTAGAAACTTCAAAGCAAGTCTGCGATTTTGTATCTGGAACTTTATCAACTCATCTTATAGGACAAGAACTGAGTAATATTACTATGATTTGGGATCTTTTATATCGCTACACTTTGCCTATTGGTAGAACAGGATTGGCTCTACACGCTGTAAGTGCCGTGAATCTACTCATGTATGACGCGTTAGCCAAATCCCTCGGTATACCAGTATATGTTCTTTTGGGAGGAAAAACCAGAGACAAGGTTAAGGCTTACGCGAGCCATCTACATCCTTCGAAGGAATTAGAAGATGAAGCGAGAAAATATGTTGAGGAAGGATATACTGCAATGAAGATGAGATTTTGTTGCGGTCCTGCAGATCCTTTAGCTGTAGATAAAAACGTCGAACTGGTGAAGAGGATTAGAGATTCTGTAGGTTATTCTGTAGAGTTAGCGGGTGATGCGTGGATGTCTTGGAACTTGATTTTCTCTCTGAAGATGATGAGGCGCTTAGAGAAATATGAGATGAGTTGGGTTGAGGAGCCTTTGTTACCTGATGATTTTGACGGTTATAAGTATTTGACCAAATCAACAGATACTCCCGTAGCTGCAGGAGAGCATCATTACCACGTTTATGACTTCAAGAGACTATTAGATTCAGGAGTGAGGATATTACAACCCGATTCCTTATGGGTAGGTGGCATAACTCCTATGAAGAGGATAGTGGGTATAGCCGAGGCGTATGGCGCAGTAGTAATCCCTCACACATCTAATATTTACAATCTTCACTTTATAATATCAGAGCCAGAAAGTATAGCACCGATGGCTGAATATCTTACTAAATATAGGTGGTTAGAGGATGAGGTAGAGAACCCGCCAAAACCTGAAAACGGATACTTTAAACTAGGGGAAGAAGAGGGATTCGGCATAAAATATAAATTTAAGGTAGATAATGAAAGGTAAAATTTCTAATATATTTTAACGTATATTTTAATTAAGTTTAAACAGCAAAATTTCTTTGCATATTTAAAAATATATTTGAAAGATAAAATGTGTGCAGTAACAAATACGGAAAAATTTATATAATTAGCAAAAGAGATATTATCTGCTCATTATCAAATGTAAACAATTAAAAAATGATGCTTTACTTAATGTGAAATATCCTTACTTGTAAGGAAGCTACAATAAATATGCACGTAGCTAATAGTTGATAGATAATCTATGCCTAAGGATTTTTCAGCTTTTGATAATTCTCCAGTTAAGGGCATACACTATAGATGGACTACTCTAGCTGCTATAGGAGATTACCTAGATGCGGGTTCAATAGTGGCCGGAGCTGCAT belongs to Stygiolobus caldivivus and includes:
- a CDS encoding acyl--CoA ligase codes for the protein MKEPLINTIHEFIRRAGKVNDDNEMIALMTKLNDSEIPGHFNWVKDIYEGIHLKEHPSKLALIWSDIDTGEEEEYSYAELHSKANKLLNFLRSRGVGKGKVVYVMTPVLPELWVAYLSLVKGGMVIIPTATNLTPYELKIRFSESRPDVLIADEKSAEKLDESIGHTSPLRVVVRGKRDGWIPYDEVEKESGEAEAELTTPDDPTFNFFTSGTTGLPKRVIHTATSYPVGHISTAAIIGLSGDDVHLNLSAPGWAKFAWSSFFAPLIVGATVVGINYAGKLDSNKYLDAVESYGVTSFCAPPTAWRQFILTDLNKRKFEKLRKVLSAGEPLNPEIIKVWRDKFKLTIRDFYGQTETTAMIGNLPYYDVVPGSFGKPFPMYDVRLVDDNGNEVTKPFEVGHIVIRLDKWRPIGLFKGYSDPSKNEAAFRGVYYYTGDKAYFDEKGYWYFVGRGDDVIKTSDYRVGPFEVESALIEHPAVAEAAVVGSPDPVRWQVIKAFIVLKPGYTPSEDLARDIYQHMRKLLSSYKVPRIIEFVDELPKTISGKIKRNELRKIEEERRKKGERGRYEYFV
- a CDS encoding enolase C-terminal domain-like protein; protein product: MIRKVDPVLNILTVRRRSIKIEKVSVLKTKVITRESYPYAKPTDYYNLNSMSPFKSAFMDEICFISLDTDDGTRSVLETSKQVCDFVSGTLSTHLIGQELSNITMIWDLLYRYTLPIGRTGLALHAVSAVNLLMYDALAKSLGIPVYVLLGGKTRDKVKAYASHLHPSKELEDEARKYVEEGYTAMKMRFCCGPADPLAVDKNVELVKRIRDSVGYSVELAGDAWMSWNLIFSLKMMRRLEKYEMSWVEEPLLPDDFDGYKYLTKSTDTPVAAGEHHYHVYDFKRLLDSGVRILQPDSLWVGGITPMKRIVGIAEAYGAVVIPHTSNIYNLHFIISEPESIAPMAEYLTKYRWLEDEVENPPKPENGYFKLGEEEGFGIKYKFKVDNER
- a CDS encoding NAD(P)-dependent alcohol dehydrogenase produces the protein MKSRAALLREIRKPLSIENIEVKEPKGEEVLVRVEGAGLCRTDLRIWKGLEARPSFRLPIVLGHENAGRVVQIGDKVNGIRVGDRVVVYATWGDLSCRYCREGKFSLCKNQVIPGQTTNGGFSEYLLVPSYRWLVKTSELNPLDAAPLADAGTTSMGAVRKALPFVYKFPLPIIIVNGIGGLAVYVIQILKALVNNAIIVGISRSERHRDLAVKLGADYAVTPNEAEKIVNKLSEGLGASVAIDLVGTEESTHRLGKMLAQEGGIIEVGLEGKNISLDTFDLVVWNKQLLGSNYGTLNDLEDVTRLAEMGKIKSVIVKRKLDEINEALKDLEAGNVEGREVIVP